The Plasmodium malariae genome assembly, contig: PmUG01_00_3, whole genome shotgun sequence genome has a segment encoding these proteins:
- the PmUG01_00014400 gene encoding PIR protein: MTTQTTEENENTVTLYVKYKNEFETVIQDIHNESGTENPARKCMTIAPIDSDGLVSACQEIGRYLIEIKDKYKSDSFKPCKYLNYRINSDNNYNKKTEWFQKYNEFSSQLGNICVQKFEEIQSNILNKLKQLYSYYDDFEKFNGQESDSDGTICKNITNLYSFYKNNFEECQRNNKGLFCEELNNFKKAYDDKMNTLSPCIDLPKTLPQIEQSSTKILPPTKDDLFVPILTTAIVLLMSFTIFFLYKFTPLKSWIYNRLLKKKIIDLNKFQEESRESLQNLHEEVNKNYEGSFHNISYQPQGYT, translated from the exons ATGACAACTCAAACCACAGAAGAAAac gaGAATACCGTGacattatatgttaaatataaaaatgaatttgaAACAGTTATCCAAGATATTCACAATGAAAGTGGTACAGAAAATCCTGCAAGAAAATGTATGACAATTGCGCCTATTGATAGTGATGGTTTAGTCAGTGCATGTCAAGAAATTGGTAGatatttaattgaaataaaGGATAAGTATAAATCCGATAGCTTCAAACCTTGTAAATACTTAAATTATAGGATAAATTcagataataattataataagaaaactGAATGGTTTCagaaatataatgaattttcATCCCAGTTAGGTAATATATGTGTCCAGAAATTCGAAGAAATTCAatctaatattttaaataaacttAAACAATTATACAGTTATTATGATGactttgaaaaatttaatggACAAGAAAGTGATTCTGATGGTACAATTTGCAAGAATATTACAAATCTTTATAGcttttataagaataatttcGAAGAATGtcaaagaaataataaaggtCTATTTTGTGAGGAGCTAAACAATTTTAAGAAAGCATATgatgataaaatgaatacATTATCTCCATGCATTGATTTACCAAAAACATTACCACAAATAGAGCAAAGttcaacaaaaatattaccaCCTACAAAAGATGACCTATTTGTTCCCATTTTAACAACAGCTATCGTATTACTAATGTCTTtcactatattttttttatataag TTTACTCCACTGAAATCTTGGATATATAATcgtttactaaaaaaaaaaattattgatcTTAACAAATTTCAAGAAGAGTCGAGAGAATCCTTACAAAACCTTCATGaagaagtaaataaaaattatgaaggaagttttcataatatatccTATCAACCTCAAGGATACACTTGA
- the PmUG01_00014500 gene encoding STP1 protein yields MENCIPKNFALSGSAGFGLTFTPQFKTIRAHIQNKTNFLKTANNENLFREECKQLADFLIKNMSPPPQYTSQHMWESFLKFRLNHYFNNITKYGGCPMILKKKHKELLELKYKEEDFCKKKTADLKEIEGLKQNNSGKCVNTCLDKCKTYNAWIKQMQKHFEKKKSLFKNCYTKESSKKKTKKLTKESICDIMNEETFKELSECITSNSAETTKGLLENKRLQSGTEGIDQNIPKPQNKNIDVPITPEAQTELELQIPSQPPSKLIKSEDSEIQHSTIETEDSQSLTDASLEKAKISEYVHVASEDTTALPSPALQGTQLSPDPENTLPTDKASTYTLARSPPQISHTTGTILNPSDKYTSSILINLVIIIIFSLFIKFALTGILKKKKKISRKHVKFLRLLVPSFSNKKSKIFTDDPLEHIIYDDEEIIKKIKINELTKNVNLSKRTRDRSKIIVEVHMEVLEEFRNKEWENIQDEFLEICIDEFTKEDNITFPNLTDNDLIIENIKCISDIKKQNILWNKWIQRHRNLSQNLKKDDWFNSLKDEWKREVSYIQEMEEIKKKSSNENQKVSFLEREKDIWRQWISKKGMIIQQHLDQYWNNGLAQELQNISDEYVNEDTKNYVSLLNIEELKHKENYEELYKYIKKKLLTKLCILVLIAVLEECKKEVNLENRESFLDISINEWKTKKYSGNKQEITENTIEYINSDIENRRNNEFHTHIGKDSFRNEIEDWIGEDDLYASSIVNNGTVEKSIDIAEKHIP; encoded by the exons ATGGAAAATTGTATACCTAAg AATTTCGCTCTTTCTGGATCGGCAGGATTTGGGCTAACATTTACACCACAATTTAAGACTATTAGAGCTCacatacaaaataaaactaatttcttaaaaacgGCAAATAACGAAAATTTATTTAGAGAAGAATGCAAACAATTAGCTGATTTTCTAATTAAGAATATGTCTCCTCCTCCTCAGTATACAAGCCAACATATGTGGGAATCCTTTTTAAAGTTTCGGCTAAATCAttactttaataatataactaaGTATGGTGGATGCCCtatgattttaaaaaaaaaacataaagaacttttagaattaaaatataaagaagaggatttttgtaaaaaaaagactGCCGATTTGAAAGAAATAGAGGGCTTAAAACAGAATAATTCAGGTAAATGCGTCAATACATGTTTAGACAAATGCAAAACATATAATGCATGGATTAAACAGATGCAGAAGCactttgaaaaaaagaaaagtctctttaaaaattgttacaCAAAAGaaagttcaaaaaaaaagaccaAAAAACTAACTAAAGAATCGATATGTGATATAATGAATGAAGAAACTTTTAAAGAACTTTCTGAATGTATAACCTCTAATTCAGCAGAAACTACTAAAGGATTActtgaaaataaaagattacAAAGTGGAACTGAAGGTATAGATCAAAATATTCCCAAAcctcaaaataaaaatatagatgtGCCCATTACACCCGAAGCTCAAACTGAACTTGAACTACAAATTCCATCACAACCTCCATCAAAACTTATTAAAAGTGAAGATTCAGAAATTCAGCATTCAACTATAGAAACTGAGGATTCACAATCTTTAACAGATGCATCATTAGAAAAAGCTAAAATTTCtgaatatgtacatgtagcATCAGAAGATACTACTGCATTACCCTCTCCAGCTCTTCAAGGCACACAATTATCTCCTGATCCTGAGAATACACTGCCAACTGATAAAGCATCGACATATACCTTAGCACGTAGTCCTCCCCAAATATCACATACTACAG GTACGATATTAAATCCAAGTGATAAATATACATcatctattttaataaacttggtaattattattatattttctctttttattaaa TTTGCTTTAACtggaatattaaaaaaaaaaaaaaagataagtaGAAAACATGTGAAATTTCTGAGATTGCTTGTACCTTCATTTTCTAAcaagaaaagtaaaatttttacggATGATCCTTTAGAacacataatatatgatgatgaagaaattataaaaaaaataaaaataaatgaacttacaaaaaatgtaaatttatcaAAGCGAACAAGAGACAGATCCAAAATCATAGTAGAAGTACATATGGAAGTACTCGAAGAatttagaaataaagaaTGGGAAAACATCCAAGAcgaatttttagaaatatgcATAGATGAGTTCACAAAAGAGGATAATATAACCTTTCCTAATTTAACTGATAATGAtctaataatagaaaatattaaatgtatcagtgatattaaaaaacaaaatattctaTGGAATAAATGGATACAAAGACATAGAAATCTTTCTCAAAATCTCAAAAAAGACGATTGGTTTAATAGTTTAAAGGATGAATGGAAAAGAGAAGTATCTTACATACAAGAAatggaagaaataaaaaagaaatcttcaaatgaaaatcaaaaagtttcatttttagaaagagaaaaagatatatggaGACAGTGGATATCAAAAAAGGGTATGATTATACAACAACATCTTGATCAGTACTGGAATAATGGATTAGCGCAGGAGTTGCAGAATATCTCAGATGAATATGTAAATGAAGAtactaaaaattatgtatcaCTATTAAATATAGAAGAATTGAAGCacaaagaaaattatgaagaattatataaatatataaaaaaaaaattattaacaaagcTTTGTATTCTCGTGCTTATAGCAGTATTAGAAGAATGTAAAAAGGAGGTAAACCTTGAAAATAGGGAATCATTTTTGGATATATCCATAAATGAATGgaagacaaaaaaatattcaggTAACAAACAAGAAATTACAGAAAATACAATTGAATATATCAACAGTGATATAgaaaatagaagaaataaCGAATTCCATACTCATATAGGGAAGGACAGTTTCAGAAATGAGATAGAAGACTGGATAGGAGAAGATGACTTATATGCAAGTTCTATAGTTAATAATGGGACAGTCGAAAAATCCATTGATATAGCAGAAAAACACATTCCATAA
- the PmUG01_00014600 gene encoding STP1 protein: MDLGLHGFGYSSVQYILNPIFRSIGKHIKNITSSLRVEKNKREFRKNCLDLADYIIEKNHAPEYLDQSKWDLALKNWYQIRYKDLTRHGECPMIIEQNERNLLELSYDVKDFHEKKIRDLRRLKPFLIENNTYSCNNDQSCMQIFNEYNIWINDRKNYFEEKRQLIQKNSSSVQRKLKFSIPINNLLNPEIYSELSETLPSVSVPLEEDGKEIRGEGKGECISLRVRGNASENQSTLQEKASTSGASSLQTSETISAGELPGSAVDSSIHEDEKSIFPKNSEQPSSMTESDPVEQRPTTRGLGGTTGHITTIPSVEALNPDSSSLFITPSKRLDTEGNQYNAHISYILTSFLVIIVFSFFIKYVLIGMFKKKKKIKRREVKFLRILVPSYYNRSKFLRHNHLEHPINEDEEIIKKIKIQEHNMNKNENVSYGKKDRSITIIEVHMEILEECRNKEWEYNKGEFLAICQEVLTKKENRTYTNLKDDEVVMDNIKSTNEIEKQKSLWNKWVERHKMFLEKLRKKDWFNNLKNDWKEERSYIKNKRKKDIWRRWVSRKGTIVEKYLEEDLFEKLREEIYNMIDTYENEGRKDDILFMNKELENKENYEELYKYFKTKLLEKLCTLVFMMVLEECKKEEYIENKESHFDNSINEWMTEVNSDIKPEIEKNLADVNGDVLGNIKNNKNYDYEGEDCFREELKEWIRENDAYINSLDSDNNIDECYQVVE, translated from the exons ATGGATTTG GGTTTGCATGGATTTGGTTACTCGTCAgtgcaatatattttaaatccCATATTTAGAAGCATAggaaaacatattaaaaatataacttctTCCTTAAGAgttgagaaaaataaaagagaatttagaaaaaattgcTTAGATCTGGCTGATTATATAATTGAGAAAAACCACGCACCCGAATATCTTGATCAATCTAAATGGGACCTAGCACTAAAGAATTGGTATCAAATTCGATATAAAGATCTAACTAGACATGGGGAATGCCCTATGATTATAGAGCAGAATGAGAGAAATCTTTTAGAATTAAGTTATGACGTAAAAGATtttcatgaaaaaaaaattagagacCTCAGGCGATTAAAACCATTCCTCATcgaaaataatacatatagtTGTAATAATGATCAGAGCTGTATGCAAATATTTAacgaatataatatttggaTTAATGAcaggaaaaattattttgaggAAAAGAGACAActcattcaaaaaaattcctCATCTGTACAAAGGAAATTGAAATTTTCAATACCAATTAATAACTTGCTGAATCCTGAGATATATAGTGAACTTTCTGAAACTTTACCTTCAGTTTCAGTTCCACTTGAAGAAGATGGAAAAGAGATAAGAGGAGAAGGAAAAGGAGAATGCATATCCTTAAGAGTAAGAGGAAATGCGTCTGAAAATCAAAGTACACTACAAGAAAAAGCTTCAACTTCAGGGGCATCATCACTTCAAACATCTGAAACTATAAGTGCAGGAGAATTACCTGGATCAGCTGTAGATTCCTCAATCCATGAAGATGAAAAATCAATATTTCCTAAAAATTCTGAACAACCTTCTTCAATGACTGAATCTGATCCTGTAGAACAACGTCCAACTACTCGTGGATTAGGAGGAACTACTGGTCATATAACTACTATACCATCTGTTGAAGCATTAAATCCTGATTCAAGTTCTCTTTTTATTACACCCTCTAAAAGACTAG ATACAGAAGGAAATCAATATAACGCCCACATATCGTATATTTTAACAAGCTTTCTAGTTATTATagtattttccttttttattaaa TATGTTTTAATAggtatgtttaaaaaaaagaaaaagataaaaagaagagaagTTAAATTTCTGAGAATATTAGTACCTTCCTATTATAACAgaagtaaatttttaagaCATAATCATTTGGAACACCCAATAAATGAAGATGAAgaaatcattaaaaaaataaaaatacaagaacataatatgaacaaaaatgaaaatgtatcATACGGAAAAAAGGACAGATCTATAACTATTATAGAAGTACATATGGAAATACTGGAAGAATGCAGAAATAAAGAATGGGAATATAACAAAGGAGAATTTTTAGCAATATGCCAAGaagtattaacaaaaaaagaaaatagaaCCTACACTAACTTAAAAGATGATGAAGTAGTAATggataatattaaaagtaccaatgaaattgaaaaacaaaaaagtcTATGGAATAAATGGGTGGAAAGACATAAAATGTTTTTGGAAAAATTGAGAAAAAAGGATTGGTTTAACAATCTGAAAAATGATTGGAAAGAAGAAAGatcatacataaaaaata aaagaaaaaaagatatatggaGACGTTGGGTATCAAGGAAGGGTACTAttgtagaaaaatatttggaAGAGGACTTGTTTGAAAAATTGAGAgaggaaatatataatatgatagATACATATGAAAATGAAGGAAGAAAGgatgatatattatttatgaataaagaattggaaaacaaagaaaattatgaagaattatataaatattttaaaacaaaattactAGAAAAACTGTGTACACTAGTATTTATGATGGTATTAGAAGAATGTAAAAAGGAAGagtatatagaaaataaggAATCGCATTTCGATAATTCCATAAATGAATGGATGACAGAAGTAAATTCAGATATTAAACCAGAAATTGAGAAAAACTTAGCTGATGTTAACGGAGATGTTTTagggaatataaaaaataataaaaattatgattatgAGGGAGAAGACTGTTTCAGAGAAGAATTGAAAGAATGGATAAGAGAAAATGATGCATACATAAATTCCTTAGATAGTGATAATAACATAGACGAATGCTATCAAGTGGTAGAATAA
- the PmUG01_00014300 gene encoding fam-m protein — protein sequence MVEIIKSILFIKTFELVLVTWICYFYNDMRTFNKIADAKYKHGRNLDTITLRLLAKYIQDKDSHILGLKHNKSNNNEYEKYEITINENGNNGKNKKFNKSSLNKAQYYMEVIDYNNGMFDGKHFHFEKKWIKKKDYDNFLERNRKICNISLGKIRFRRYGIGVTMFVIFSLCAAAIDVLPRLTSLNNAWKKLEEGNILKSLYDYVNDWDATLKTSIYLTLFSVLMLILIIVLVIGICRVLGNNEKYNKIKLMSEQSAY from the exons ATGGTGGAAATAATTAAGTctatcttatttattaaaactttTGAGTTAGTCCTTGTAACATggatatgttatttttacaatgatATG cgaacatttaataaaatcgCGGATGCAAAATACAAACATGGGAGGAATTTAGATACAATAACCCTTCGATTattagcaaaatatatacagGATAAGGATTCGCATATTTTAGGgttaaaacataataaatcaaataataatgagTATGAAAAGTATGAAATAACTATTAATGAAAATGGGAACaatggaaaaaacaaaaaatttaataaaagttCATTAAATAAGGCACAATACTATATGGAAGTAATAGATTATAACAATGGAatgtttgatggaaaacattttcactttgaaaaaaaatggattaaaaaaaaagattacgATAATTTTCTTGAAAGGAACAGgaaaatttgtaatatatctTTAGGAAAAATAAGATTTAGAAGGTATGGTATTGGAGTTACTatgtttgttattttttccttgtgTGCAGCAGCAATTGATGTATTACCAAGATTAACGTCTTTGAATAATGCATGGAAAAAACTTGAAGAGggtaatatattgaaatcTTTGTATGACTATGTAAATGACTGGGACGCAACATTGAAGActtctatttatttaacattatttaGTGTACTTATGCTTATATTGATTATTGTGCTTGTAATAGGAATTTGTAGAGTCTTaggaaataatgaaaaatataataaaattaaattgatGTCTGAACAAAGTGCATATTAA